ACGCAGCCTATGGCACAGCTAAGATGGAGCTTTGCTACCATTGGCcagagcatgctgctgctgacaaCTTCCTTTATGCTCATTTGCATCAACCCCTCCAACCCCAGGAGTGAATCATTCATCAGTTGGACTCTTGCTGCCTCACATAAGAAACAGCCTCCCCCTTCCTGCTCTGGGTTTTGGGATgctctttgtgtgtgtgatgaGCGGAGCCGCCCTGGGAGGGCGGCGGTGGCCCTGAGCCTGCTTTGCCTGGCGCCGGGAAGCAGCAGGTCAAAGCTTGACGTTTGAAGTGTTAACATCTGCAGGTTTCCAGCTTCCTCCTGTGCTCAGATTTACTTGTCAtggaactgcagcaggctgtagccaggcagaTTAAACAAGATAATCCCCTTGATTCAATTGACAGAGCAAATACATGAGAAGTCATCTTAACTATTTGTTGTGCCTCTGGATTTCTTTCAAGTCGCTTTAGCCCTCTCCTTGCAAAGATGATTATTGAGTTTATTAACTCTCCTGCATTAGACATCAATTTTTAATGATAAAAGGGAGCCCTTTAGGGGAGAAAAATCCCTGCAGGCTTTATtctggcttttatttttctcccattTCTCCCTCTTAATTTAGTAGCCAGAATAAAATGTCCTTTAGCTGGAGTTCTACTGACTCTTGGATGTTAATTTTAGAGTGGTTGTGCTGTGTAAAGCCTCTAATCAAATGTCATGGAAGAGCTTCTCCTTTGGGTGAGCTTCACTCCCAATTACCAGCTGCTGAGTTTTCAATCTGGTGTTTATTCCTTCAACATTTTATTTTGTACTGTACCAGCACCAGCTGAGTTTGGTGTTTGTTCCTTTAGCTTTTCTATCTTTTCCTATCTTGGCACCAGTTTCCATTAAGTCTTCCCAATAATTATCAAAAGTGGTTCAAAACTTGACTACATCCAAAATTCCCACTTGGTAGCTGCCTTTTGTTGTGATTTGCAGGTGGGGGAATCAGTGCAACTCTCTGCTCCTACCTCAGCAGCacgaagcagagctgcagggcatgaTTTCAGCCTGAATTTAGGCAGCAGGACTGATGATGGTTTGTTAAGCCACAGAATTAAATGTGAACTCTTatggcagtgatgctgcagtcagtgtttgCTTAAAAGTCAAGTCCCAAGAGCTTTATATTTATGGAGTTTTGCTTGGAAGGCTTCCTAAGCTACATCTCTCTGGATAGGTAACTCTGAGTCTGGATCAACATGATCTTCCAACTGGTTTTTGTTCCTAGTTGTCACTCTGAAAGCTTCAGAAagcagagtgagagagagagagatggggagcagagccagcagagtggTGTTGAAAGCAGCATttaattgtttgttttctcctctttcagaTCACAGCAATGGATCATTTAACTTGAAAGCCCTTTCAGGAGGCTCTGGCTACAAGTTTGGAGTCCTTGCTAAAATAGTGAATTATATGAAGGTACAAAGTTTTGCTGTAAAAATTTTGAATGGCTTTTAATACTTGGTTCTCCTGTTCCTAGCTGAAAGGCACTGAACATTTCAAACTCCTAACGTTCTTTTACTGCAAGACTGAGAATTGCAAGGAGCATCTTGTTAAAACCAAAATGCTGTCAGCTAAAAACCAGAGTGTCTTATGCCATTACTGAGATCCTAATCATTCCAGGTCACTTAAAAACTAGGGTAATGGGGTTTATTTGCAGTAGAAATAGGAATGGCAAGATGTTGTCAGCTTTTAGAATTCATGAGCTATTTATTTCTCCAAATGACATCTCATTTGGTGCCTGCCAGATGACTCTGTAATCAAGCTCAGAATATTTTCCCCTCATCTTCTCAAAAGTGCTTGATTGAAacttgtgtgtgtgctgtggccATCCTGGTTTTCAAACACTTGTGTGGTCATCACATGAAAGCTGGTTTGTAGAATTACAGACTCATTGAGATTGGagaagatcactgagtccaaccattaacccactactgccaagcccaccactaagccatgtccctcagcaccacaactatGCATTTTTTAAGAgcacttccaccactgccctgggcaacctgttcctgagCTTAGCCACTCTTTAAGTGAAGgaattcttcctgatgtccaacctaagcctctccctggtgcaacttcaggctgattcctcttgtccttgtgctgattacttgggagaagagaccaacccccacctggctccagcctcctttcagagagttgtagagagccagaaggtctcccctcagcctctttttctctagACTGAccactcccagttccctcagctgctcctcaccagccttgttctccagatccttcaccagcttgtttgtcctctggacacactccagcccctcaatgcccttcttagagtgaggggctcaaaactgaacccagcactcaaggtgtgtcctgaccagtgctgagtacaaggggacaatcacagCCCTAGACCTCCTGGCTGCACTACTCCTGATctaagccaggatgctggtggccttcttggtgaccctggcacaggctggctcctcttcagctggctgtcaaccaactcccctaggtccttttccactgggcagctttccagccactcctccccaagcctggagttgTGATGATGCTGTAGTTACTTGATTTTAGTGGAGTTACTGAATGAAATGAGCACAGAACCCTAACAGATCCTGTTTGCTTTTCCAGACCCGGCACCAGCGGGGTGACACACATCCCTTGACCCTGGAAGAGATCTTGGATGAAACACAGCATTTAGATATTGGACTCAAACAGAAACAATGGTTAATGAGTGAGGTAAAGAAAGCAgatgtttgggttttaattAGAGAGAAAGGATTCTGTTAAACCTGAATTACAAACCTTTACATaactccccaccaccaccaccaccttaaGGAAGCTACCTTGATTCGCAGGTCTGTCTGTCTTGTACCTCCTGCTGTCGAGGTAACTGTGAAATGAGAGCTCTTCTGAACATTTTGAAGGACTTGTTAGAGTTCTTCCACAGTGTATTTTCTGTCAAGTGAATGTATTCATTCCTAATTTTCTCTAAAGAAgctgatttccacccccccaaggAATTTCTTGTGAACAATATTCCCCTTGCAGTGCTCTTCCAGTACTGAGGGTGTTCAGTGAACCAAACCAGAGGAGTCTGGCACAAAATTCATAGGCTTACAGTTCTTTGTTACTGACTGAAAATGAATTCTGATGGGAAATTTCTGTCTGAAATGGTGGGCTAAATAGATCTGCAGATTCCACCACTGAAGTTCTCACTCTTAGGTGCTAAAGCTCATTTTAACTTTCCACCATTGTCATGCCTAATTGATCTCAATGCCTTCATGGAATTTCAAGGCTAATAAATCAACAAAACACCATACTGGATATTTGTCCTTGACTGGTGTACCTGGGTTTGCTCAGATCTTACTCAAAATCCTCACAACAGTGTAGTGAAGGCTGGTTGAGGCTTGAGGGAGACATTTCTGCATAGCAAAACCAGGGTGGTTTTAACTAacacagcctgcagcattcCTTTTGCTACTGGGGACTAATACTCTGGGGTACAGAAACCTCCAATCTGACGGTGTTGGTTGTGGTGGAAGCCTGATTTTGCTGAGGTCCTTCAGAAAGTATCtccagggttttttttgatAATGAACCAGGATATCAAGATGGAATGAAAAAGCTCCAGCCAAGGAGTGTCTATGAAATGAAAAGGTGAACAAATACCCTGCAGGGCCAGAGTTAGTTATCTGCTCTGTTACAGGTGTTTTCtccctgttttcttctttctgtgtctcttctttttctcctttcagggtcaggctggcaTCTGCAGAAGAAACTGAGTAGAGTTGCCCTCTGTTACAGGTGAACTTCCATTGTGGTACTGCCTGCACAGCCAAACTGATTGGGAGCATAACTTCAATCCTTTCAATTGCCCATGAGCTTCTGGCCAGCTTCTCTCTGAAGCTGGCATCATAAGTCAAATCCTACTGTGCAGGAGGTCTGCTCTTCTCAATTTCTTCTACAGCTGCTGGTGCCACTTGACAGCAGTTGGGGAAGACTGACTCCTGTGTTGTTCATCCCAGGTTAATGCCTTTCACATTCCTAACGTGACCTGAGCTGCTTGTGCTGAGGTGTGTTTATATTCAGCCAAAGCACAGTGTTTTGTGCTCCCTCTCCTTCTTTTCATTCCTTCCTCAAAAAGGCCCATGTGCAGCTTTCTGCCATAAGAGGCTTGATGGACCCTCAAGCCCAAAGGCAGTAAGTAAATGAGTTTAAGCCTCCTTTGGTGCTCAGTGCTTTATTTTGTGGCAAAATTACAGCGAGGCTGGTGGATCTAGGATCCAAGGATTTTAAATCCCTTTCAAACTCCAATCTCCAAACTGGCAGCTGTACCATGTGGCTGAACGTGCTctagctgctcagcagcacactAGAAGAAGGCCCAGCATGTGCTCTTTTTCAAGGGTTCAAATTTATGTCCCTGTTACAGGCTCTTGTCAACAATCCCAAAATAGAAGTGGTAGATGGGAAGTATGCTTTCAAACCCAAGTACAACTTGAAAGATAaaaaggctctgctcaggctcttGGACAAGCATGACCAGCGAGGCCTGGGAGGAATCCTTCTAGAAGATATTGAAGAAGGGCTACCCAATGCACAGAAAGCTATCAAGGTGAGTAGCAATGTCTTCTCAGTGAACCCATTCCAGTCAGCTTctcaaaaggaaagcagaggctAAAGTGAGAGGTCCCTCATGAATCATTTCTGTTCTTTTGAGAACTCAAAAGCTACTCCAGatgatcataaaatcacagaatgttaggggctggaagggacctctagaaatcaagtccaacccctctgccagagcaggatcacctagggcaggtcacacaggaacacatccaggtgggttttgaaagtcttcagagaaggagactccacagccgctctgggaagcctgcttcggggctccagcaccctcacagtaaagaagtttctcctaaggttgaggtggaacctcctgtgttccagtttgtacccattgttccttgtcctgtcagtaggcaccacccaaaagagcctggccccttcatcttgacacccacccctcagatatttgcagACTTAacaaaatcccctctcagccttctcttctccagactaaacagccccaggtctctcagcctctcttcataggagaggtgttcaagtcccccagtcatcctcatagcctccattggactctctccagcagatccctgtatctcttgaactgggaagcctcaaactggacacagtattccaggtgtggtctcaccagggaagAGTAGAGGGTGGGGGGAACCTCTCTAGACCTTCTGGACACCCCTTTcttgatgccccccaggataccattggccctctcagacccaggggcacattgctgtctcatggaGAACTTCTGCCCACTGGGACTCCAGGGTCTTTCTCCATGACTTGGTGTTGCAgctttttctgtatttcaccCTTCACTTTCAAATTTGGTCTGATGCTTCAACACAGCTGTCAGAGCTCTCCCTCACCAAAGACTCTTCTTAATCTCCCACATTCCAGCTCTAGGCGTTCagttcatagaatgctttgatttggaagggacctccaaaggtcatccagtccaacctcccctgcagtcagcagggacatcccccccactagatcaggttgctcagttcTACTGTTAGACCTTGGTCTCAACTCCCAGTGTCTCATCTTTGATTTATTAGTGCACCTACCATcagtgtttgctttgggttCCTCTCGCTGCctgttgctttgctgctgcttctccagtttCTTGTGCTTTTTGTAGCACAGGACCTGGGTCTGCTGTCCAAGTTGGAATCCTCATGCTGGGAGATGAAGTGATTTTGAGTTGTTCttttatgtttggtttttttgaggCTTTAGGGGACCAGATCATCTTTGTTAATCGCCCTGATAAGAAGAAAATCCTTTTCTACAATGACAAGAGCTGCCAGTTCACTGTGGATGAAGGTAGGTGTTTGTATACATGTAGTTCCATGGGACTTGATTTGAATTCATCTGAAGCACCTACATGAATGAGCAGTCTTCAGGTATTTAAGGTGATAATGAAATATTAGCTAGAGCCAGATGTTGGGAGAATGGTTTATAGTAACACAAGGCTAGCAAGTGAGTCCTGGCTTAGAATAGATACATTGGAGTGTGGCAGCAGGAATCCAACAGTTCAAGTgtagcagtgcagaggagactTAAAAATCACCTGATTGTGACTAAAATTGCATCTAGCATGTAAAGGGCagccaaaagaaacccaaaagaaTGGCTCCAGTTTATTAATAGTGTGCCTTTCGCTGGGGAACGTGACGAGAAGCCACAAATGGAACAGGGGGAGGAAGCAAACAGGAAGATGATGTGAGCAAAAGGCTCAAGAGGAGGGTGGGAGTAGTTTACAACTAGCAGAGGGCAGATGTGAGGCAGTGCTGTTCCCTGGAGCTGGAGCACACTGGGGACTTCTGAAGTTCAGCATTGTGTTTCCTGACTACCAAACAGTGGTAAAATCCTCTGGTGCCTGTTTATGGCCAGAAATTACTTACACAAACTGGGGAGTGTTccaataatcatagaatcctaagaaggtttgggttggaagggacctccaaaggtcttccAGTCCCACaccccctgcaatcagcagggagatcctccactacagcaggttgctcagagccttggccagcctgaccttgaataccttcagggttggggcctcaactccctctctgggcaacctgttgcagtgttccagcagcctcagggtgcagaacttgctcctcacatccaatctcactctgctctgctctcatttcaaaccattgccccttgccttgtcactgcaggcctttgggaacagtccctctgcagccttcttgtagccccttcaggtactggcaggctgctccaaggtctccctggagcctcttctccaggtcgaacagccccagctccctcagtctgtcctcacagcagaggtgctccaatcccctgatcatcttcatggcctcctctcaacctgctccatcaggtccatgtcctccttgtgctgagggctccagagctggatgcagtactctgggtgaggtctcagcagagccgaGCAAAGTGTCTGAATCatctctctcaatctgctggagaTCCCTGCCCTGTTGCTCTGAGTTTGTAATAACTGCAGGAATCACTGTAAATTTAAGAGAAGAGTCTATTTTACTGAGACCTAGCAGGAGACAtctgccagctgctcagcaggtaGCCAGTATAAATAAATCCAAGGCTGTTGATAAACAATAGATTCTGTTTGAGCCTTAGTCTGTGTTTAGGaacaagcagtgctggctgttgATGTGAAAGGGAGGACAAGGTGAATAAAAGAGCCATCTGAAACCCAGTAAAACAAAAAGTTAAGCCTTTTGGCTCAAtctcctgctgagggcaggcacttaccctgctgcagtgtctgTGGTGAAGGGATTGCTAGCGTGCAGCGTGCTTGCGGCTCAAGGTGGCGTGGCTTGGCTCGGCTGTGCTCGCTTTCATCCACAGGTGGCAGCACGTTCCCGTCTGATCCCacaatgatttatttttgttgtcttcctgctggggttggttttgcttttcaggCTGCTCCTTTGTTCTCAGagcaggaatattttttttcccccctcttgtgACTTTTGCCATCCGACAGAGCTCTGAGAACGTCCCCGAGCGAGATTCGTTGCACTCGCGGCAGCTGGAACAGGTTCTTTTTCCAACTGCCTTAGCCTGTGATGAAGAAAAGCCATCCTTCTGCTTTacagctcttcccagagcaccagcagcatgCCTCTCAGGAGCCATTGGCAGAATTGTCTGCCTGCAGGATGAGTTATGACACGTCCCTGCCTTAGCGGTGCTATTTCGGCTCATTATCTCCACCAATGTTAAAGCAAAAGTTTTTTAGGAGGCTGCAAAATAAGCCTTGAAGTGTTGTCAGACTCTTTGATCTAGCAGCTGACAACAGTTCAAAATCTGTTTCTAGTTCAATGTTTATCCTTGAAAGAAGGGCTCTGCACTCCTCAGTGCATGACTCTGCCGGATGACACTCTCCAGTTTCAAACATGTGTTGCCTGGGATTAATATCCTTTAAAAGTTAGGGGATCATCCCTTTCCCCATCGCTGTCTGAGCTCCACCAGTAGGGAAAGAGGAGCTGTTGGGGCAAGCTGGAACTCTAATGGCAGCAAGAACTTCTTTCTGGCAGTGCCTACCTCTGCCCATGCTGACTGgacaaagcttttctttctcccctcttcAAAACCACCCCCACGCCGtgtactgcagcagcagtgcagcacctATAGATCATCAGCTGAAGGGTACTGGAGAAGGAGTTTTGCAGTAAGGAAGAGCTTTTGTTCTTCCTTCTATGTGATTAGGCAGGGAAGGTTCAGATTGCATGTGTTCCTTCTTGACTTCCTGCCTAATTAATCTGCTGTCAGTGGTGTGTAGCTGAAAGCTTCTCTAAAAGCCAGGGTAGGTTTCAGGTGCCTCAGCCAAGCCGAGCGCTGccctctctgtgctggggctcTCA
Above is a genomic segment from Dryobates pubescens isolate bDryPub1 chromosome 24, bDryPub1.pri, whole genome shotgun sequence containing:
- the GTF2E2 gene encoding transcription initiation factor IIE subunit beta isoform X2, which codes for MDPSLLRERELFKKRALSTPAVEKRPAPSSDSSSKKKKAKVEQGGSSSSKQNTDHSNGSFNLKALSGGSGYKFGVLAKIVNYMKTRHQRGDTHPLTLEEILDETQHLDIGLKQKQWLMSEALVNNPKIEVVDGKYAFKPKYNLKDKKALLRLLDKHDQRGLGGILLEDIEEGLPNAQKAIKGTRSSLLIALIRRKSFSTMTRAASSLWMKAPIQRRKKPASQKKRRFKTHNDHLAGVLKDYSDVVPGKQ
- the GTF2E2 gene encoding transcription initiation factor IIE subunit beta isoform X1, whose translation is MDPSLLRERELFKKRALSTPAVEKRPAPSSDSSSKKKKAKVEQGGSSSSKQNTDHSNGSFNLKALSGGSGYKFGVLAKIVNYMKTRHQRGDTHPLTLEEILDETQHLDIGLKQKQWLMSEALVNNPKIEVVDGKYAFKPKYNLKDKKALLRLLDKHDQRGLGGILLEDIEEGLPNAQKAIKALGDQIIFVNRPDKKKILFYNDKSCQFTVDEEFQKLWRSIPVDSMDEEKIEEYLKRQGISSMQETGPKKIAPIQRRKKPASQKKRRFKTHNDHLAGVLKDYSDVVPGKQ
- the GTF2E2 gene encoding transcription initiation factor IIE subunit beta isoform X3, whose protein sequence is MDPSLLRERELFKKRALSTPAVEKRPAPSSDSSSKKKKAKVEQGGSSSSKQNTDHSNGSFNLKALSGGSGYKFGVLAKIVNYMKTRHQRGDTHPLTLEEILDETQHLDIGLKQKQWLMSEALVNNPKIEVVDGKYAFKPKYNLKDKKALLRLLDKHDQRGLGGILLEDIEEGLPNAQKAIKALGDQIIFVNRPDKKKILFYNDKSCQFTVDEGSYSEEEEASFSEETSV